A stretch of Patescibacteria group bacterium DNA encodes these proteins:
- a CDS encoding helix-turn-helix transcriptional regulator, with product MNKISKKLGQNLKKIRTQKGISQGDISRKLDMDRGYISRLENGMKNPTLSTIQKIADFLDVSVNDLMK from the coding sequence ATGAACAAAATTTCTAAAAAATTAGGTCAAAACCTTAAAAAAATCCGTACTCAAAAAGGAATTTCTCAAGGAGACATTTCTCGTAAGTTAGATATGGACAGAGGTTATATTAGTCGTTTAGAAAATGGGATGAAGAATCCTACCCTTTCTACTATTCAAAAAATAGCTGATTTTTTAGATGTTAGTGTAAACGATTTAATGAAATAA